The following DNA comes from Porphyromonadaceae bacterium W3.11.
TAGCTGCGGTAATACGATGGAGGATATCTCTGGAGTATTCGAGCGTTTGTATGGTAAACGTTATAGTACGAGTCAAATCAATCGTCTCTCCTTATCGACCCAAGAAGCAGTAGAAGAGTGGCGTCAAAGACGTCTACCGAGGACTTTAGAGGCACTTGTTATCGATGCTACATATCTTCCTGTACGGAGAGGAGAAAGTGTGAGCAAGGAGGCATTTTTTGTAGTGATGAGTTTAGATAGCGAAGGACGTCGAGACATCGTGGGTGTCTATAATAATCCAACAGAGGGAAGCGGCATCTGGGGCGAGTTTTTTGAGGATCTAAAAAGCCGAGGACTCGAAGAGGTAGGACTAATCATTTCAGACGGGTTGAATAACATTGAAGAGGTTGCACGTGAGCACTTTACAGAAGTGGAAGTCCAGCTCTGCACGGTGCATCTACAGCGAGAAATAACTCGAAAGATACGCCCTCGAGATAAGTCAGCCATCGCAAGTGATCTACAGGAGGTCTTTAGTAAAGACGGCTCAAGAAGCTCACCTTTAGATGGCCTAGAGAGCTTTAAAAACTTTGCGTTCAGATGGCGTAAGAGCTATCCTTTTCTCACAAAAATAGCTAACGGTCAGAGGATAGAGTATTACTTCACATACCTAAAATACGACGTCAGTGTTCGCAAGTACATTCATAGTACTAACTGGATAGAACGCTTCAATAGACAGGTAAAGAAAGGGGCTCGATATAAATGTGCATTACCTAGCGTAGAATCCGCTCTACACTTGATAGGTAGTATTGCAATCAATGCAAACTATCTGAAGAAAAGAATAGGAGATCTAACTCTTGGACTTAGGAAGAACAATGAAAAGTAAATAACAACAATGTGCTTTATTTTCCAACACAAAGATATCAACCTAAAAGAATACGGCAAGGCGGTGTCTCCGCGGTGCTACGACAGCCTTGCCTTAATTCTTTATTGGTCTATCTTTAATGTTTATGGAAAACAAAGCGAAAAAATATGTAGGTTTGCTTTTCAGAGACGCATTCTGCCGTACACACTTTTGGGGACACTACCGCAAGACTTCATATCATAAAGATACAATGCCTTGCAAAAAAACAGTCATGATATCTAATGCTAAATGCACTGATTGTCTGTCAATAAATATTTCTATGCTCAACTACATGTCTTATAGTATTCCTAGCATGACTACACCCCTTCGAAATCATACATAAGCTCACGCTCATATCCTGTAGAATCAAGTATAGTCAAACACTAACAGTAAGGATTAATAGTAGTCACTCTATAAGTGTATGTACACAAAGGACTCTTAAAGGCATCACTCACATATTGGTGCTACCTTATTTTACTAATTCATAGTCCATTTTACTTTAAGGACAGGACTTTATATACACCAGAAAGAGTGGAAACGACAGGACTTTTACTACATACTCCAGTCTTAGTATTATATGAATAAAAACCATTTCCATCATTTCCTTGGATACCGAAGTACACTATATCATCCACTATGATAGAAGCACTCATCGACCATCCAGTAGATCCAGGTAGGTCAAGTAGCTTACCCTTACCACTCTTTAAATCCAATTCGTATGGCACGCAGTTCTTGTTCTTAATAAAGGTCTGGTCGTTAGGATCAACGATGAGGCTTGGCTTAGCAAGAAAGAAGTACACCTTATCTTTATAATATGTCATAAAGAGTGCATATGCACCTAATTCTGCTCCTTCAATATTCTCTTGTAAACTAATATGAAAGCTCTTATCAAACTCGGTCTCTCCTTTTTTTATTCTTAAGAGACCATCACGAGAAGTAGCCCAGTATGGATCCTTATCTTTCATCATTTGGCTCATCATCGAAGAGCGAGGACCTGTATAAAAGTATATATTCTCATCTTCATCCATAAAGGGATTAGTGTGGCCTAACATACCTAGAGAAGTTACCCTCTCGTCACTAATCACCTTCTCTATCTTGTCAGTAGCCACATCTATCACGACGACCTCACCAGGGCATTTCTCCAAATCCATCATGCTATGGGTCTGACTAAGGGTCAAAAATAACTTACCGTCTCTGATAATCCCACTGCCAGCGTCAGGATCTCTATCCTCAAGGATTTCACCTGTAGGCTTTCCATCTTTGTCCTTCACAACAATATGCCCCTTAGCTAACTCTGAAAGGTCTATCTCACCTGTTTCTTTCATAGTACTAGGATTGAATATGACTAGTTGCCCATGACTACCATTAGTTACGCCATAGGCTTTTGTCTCACTAGCAAAGATAATTTCGCAGACATTTGGAGTCCCCTTAAATGAGAGCTCTCCAACTAGAGCAATAGTATTGTCATCATTAATTTGGTACTTGTATAGCTTTTGCTCTCCACCGTAACCAAACATACGAGCAGACATCACAAATATGTGGTCACCATATCGCTCCATGAAAAGGTGTCCTACAGGGAGTGTGATGCTATTGCCAAAAGTTACTTTAGAACCCTCTTTGAAGTCAGGAAATGTAACTAAATGAAAGACATCTTCTACTTGGCTACTCATTAAGTACCCTTTAGTAACTCCTGGTGCAGGGTCTGGATTAGGTTTCTTTCCATTATTGTCATTGCATGCAATGAATGTCATTGAGGCAATAAGTGCTGTAAGTAATAAAATTATTTTCTTCATCTCTTAAAATTGTTATTAAAGTGTTATTTTAATCTTGCCATGGAAGGAGCGACCTGGAAGAGGGTATTTGTACTCTGCCCACTGCTCACTATTTAGGAGGTTATGGACCTCAAAACTCAGATGGTATCTATCCTTAAATGATTGCTGCACTCCAGCATTGAGGTTCCATCGTCTCGGTATCTCAAGGTTACTATCCTTACTGAGTGTCCAGTTGTAGTAAAAGTTCTCAGTAAAATCACCCGCTACAAAAAGACTTGATTGTGCATCTTTCGTGAATAGGTCCCGTTGGCTGAATCTTAACTCTGCATTACCAAAGAAGTAAGGCATATTGGGGACTCTATAATTGTAGTGAAAGTTCTCACCGCCCCCTACTTGTACTTGAGCTCTATCTCTACTATCTTGATATGTAATACTCGCACGCATTGCAAGCCAAGGTAAAAGCTCGGTGTACACCCCTGCTTCAGCACCTAATATTCTAACCTTCCCATAATTGATATGCTTCATACTCATGCTACTTGCCGTGGTTAGCTTGATCATATCAGTGACATTCATCCAGTAGGCGTTAATATCCACACGAGCATTAGGATAACTTCGATTGTTGATGAGCCAATTGAGTCCAATATTGACATTAAAGCTTTGCTCTGGCTGTAACTTTTCATTAGCAAATATCAGTACGCCATTGCCAAATAATTCCTCCGCCCGTGGGGTACGAAAGGTATATTGTACCGATGCTTTTGCAGTAAAGTTATCTATTGGTTTCCACGCGATAGCTTCACTACCACCCCAAGTACTCTTTTTATTTTTGTTGGATTCGAGAATGTTATTTGGGTAGATAGTAAATCCTACAGGGAAGACTTCCGATTTATAAAAAAAGAATTTACCACTAAGCTCATTAGTCAAAGACTCATCAAGTAGCTTGAGTTCATGTGTCAATCCTGATGATAGGAAATGAAGCTTATTTGGCATAAAGTTGATAGGAAACTTAGTGAATGACTCAGCTACATCATCCCTTGGATCCTTGCGACTATATTGGTATGAGATATTGAGAAGGAGACGGTTGTTTTGATTAAGCTTGTAGCTAAGGTTAAGCACACTCTGTATAGTGGTGTACTTATCGTGAGAGTCATTAGGATAAGAGATTTCACCCATCCCATTACTACTGGGATAACGCTCTCCTAAGAAGTTGTAGCACCATCGAGATGTGTCCACATGATTGATGATAGACCTGGAGAGCATCGTATTAAGCGACATTTCGAGGTCATTATCTAGTAGCGACTTATTCAGAGACAGCCCCCCTTGCCAGCTATCGATATTATTGTGAGCATACTGTACATTTTGCTGTATGTGCTGAAGTCCTCCCTGTATCTGCTGATAGGTGTGCTGAAAGCCAATAGATAGCCCGATGTGATCAAACCAAAGTTTGGTAAATCCAATTGAGAGGTCAGCTCCATAGCTTCTGTACTTGTCATGATCTCTCTTTATAATTAAGTCGTCTTCGAAAGGGGACTTAAAGATATAGTTGTTGTCAGATTGTATCAAAGTCCCCCCGAGTGTCACATCTATTCCCGCCTTTTCTAAAGATTTAGAGGCCTGAATATCAGCTTTATGAGTATTGAAGCTTCCAATCTCATAGGCAAACTTAATATGGTCACCACTCATCTGCTTAAGGATGACATTTACGGCACCACCTAATCCATCTCCGCCCAGCCAAGCTGGTACTACACCCTTGTAAATCTCTACTGCTTCTATTCGATCAATTGGTATAGCACTAAGATTTGCTTGCTCTGAGCTACCGTATGGCATTCCATTGACAAAGATGGCAATTCGCTTGCCATCTAAACCCTGTATCATCATACGAGAAACACTGCCCATACCACCCTTTTCTGCCACCTTTACCCCCATAGCACGATTGAGTACATCATTAAGTGATGATACTTGCCCCTGCAAATCCTTCTTATCTAGGACTGTGATGGTAGAGGGAACTTGTCGCATACGTTGCTCTTTACTCTTACCAATAACCACTACTTCCGCTAGTTGCTCTGATATTGGGGTAAGTAAGATATTTAGTGTGATAGAAGTACGGTTAGCTCTTTCTATGCTTATTATCTTATTTTCATAACCTATTAGGCTCAAGTGAAGGTCATATTTATCGGCAGATGGTACCGAGAGGTGGTACTCTCCGAGAGCATTGGTCATTGTTCCCAATCTGAACTCTGGGATATACACTGTAGCCCCCTCTATAGGGACATCATTTTTTGTGTCCGTCACGATACCAGTCAATGATACGTAACTATTTTGTGCATTTATTCTTGTAGAAGTACATAAAACTACACATGCAAGGATTGTACTTACAAGTAATGTTCTTAGATTGATTAGCATTAGTATTTAGCTGTGTCATATTTTTATTGATTAAGACAAATGTGATGTTTTCATCACCACTAGGCAATACCCAAAAGTAGGTAATTTATGTGGCTATCAATAAGTTAAAGACAATGCACATAGGGTTGATATTCCAAAAGAACACACCATGTGCAAATTAATCGTATATAGATTCAAGATAGAAGTGCGAATATTAGTCGTAGAATGGTTAGAAATGAAAAAAAGTCAATATCCGCTTATATGTGGAATTAAGTTTTCTGGCTCATCAATCTGCTTAAGCCGACTAAGTCTCTTCTATACCCTATTTCCCCCCAGACTATTGAGACAATACTAGATTTCTAAAAGTCTATATACTTCATAACGTTTCAATCAAGTAAATCTTTTTTATCTAATTATTGTTTAATATGAAACATTTCGGTACCTTGCAAAATATATTACCAAACACAATAAATAATGTACCATGAAAAAAATTCAATTACTCTTATCTACGCTACTAGTAATTATAGGAAGTAGCTTTGCTACAAGCTCTATTGCACAAGAGGTTATCACTTTATCCGAATCGCCTACAAGGATTGATGTTAGTTCAGCCATCTCAGTTGAGATTATTCACGCGAAAAAAAATGAAATGCAGATCAGGGCTAATCAGAAGGATTTAGAAACATTTTCGTACAAGCTGAAACAGGGAAAACTAACTCTGAAACGTAAAAAGGGCACCTTTTCACGTCGTAATGATGGTAGTATCAAAGTAAGCCTATATCTAACTAATATAAAGGATATCAAAGAGCTAGAAGTTTCAGGAGCTTCAAAAATATCATTTGCAGATCGATTGAATAATGACAAGCTAGAAATTGATTTATCAGGGGCTAGCAAGGCAGATTTCTCTGGGACTGTAGATCACCTAATGCTGGATTTATCAGGAGCGAGCAAGATCAATACTGATGGACATTTCAAAAGGATCAACGTAGACCTATCGGGGGCTAGCAAGCTCGACATAACAGGTGATTTTGATGGACTAAAAGCTGACATTTCGGGTGCTTCAAAATTCACACACCGCGGTAAAGGTAACACCATAAGTATCGAAATAAGTGGTGCGAGTAATTTCAACGGAAGGAAATCATTCATCAAGAAGGCATCTATTGAGGCTAGTGGAGTAAGTAGTGCTACGATCCACGCTCATCAAATAGACTCTAGTAAATCAGGAATGTCTAGCATTAATGTGCTTCCATATAACTAATTCTAATCCTCAGTCATTTCATAAATGGATGATTCACACAGCTGGATCATCCATTTATTTATGCCACGTTACGAAACCATCAACAAACTAATGTGAGCGAAAATTATAAGGTCTGAATCACAACAAATAATCTGACATCTAACGACTTAATGCAGACAAAAAATTAGTTATATGAAGAGGAGGTCGTTCTCATAGGAAACACATTTTTTTGATATACAAAGAAAATAGTTTACTCATAATAAAAAAATCCCGCTATCTCTCAACTCATTTTCAAGAACTTGGGATGTAAAAAAATGCCCCCTACGGGGAAGAATTAAAAGACTATAAACTTGGTACTCTAAGACAGACTGATGGCAAAACACAAGCTCAAAAAGCACCTCTTCTACCGTCATCTAACTCACACCTCTCACATCAATACATCAGAGCGAAATCAAACGACATCACAATCTTTAGGAAATTAGCTACGCAAATGTCAGCTATAATTGTTACCTTTGCAAGAAGAATTATGGCATAGGATAATGATTTGTATGAGAAAAATAATAAAATTAGCGTTAATGACTCTACTCCTCAGTATAGGACTAACATCCTGTAATGAGTACACTAAGGTACAAAAAAGTACAGATGTGATGGAGAAGTATTCATACGCAAAGAAATATTATAATACTGGGAAGTATTCATGGGCGGCTTCGCTTCTCGATGAGGTAGTACCATACCTTAAGGGGACGACACTTGGAGAGCAGGCCTTGTATCTACAAGCACAATCGCATTATTCGCTAAAGAATTATCAAGAAGCTCAGATGGCTTTCAAACAATACTACACCAACTATCCAAATGGTGAGTACGCTGAATTAGCACGCTTCTACTCAGGATATGGCTTAGCTCAGAACATACCCGACCCTCGCTTGGATCAGTCAAAAACATATGAAGCGATGAAGGAGCTTCAATTGTTCATAGACTACTACCCACAGCATGAGAGAGCCGAGGAAGCTAAAACCTTACTTTTCGAACTTCAGGAAAATCTAGCCCTCAAAGAAGTGCTCAACGCACAGTTGTACTACAACTTGGGTAATTATATTTTCAATAACTATGAGAGCTGTATCATCACAGCTCGCGCAGCCATGAAGGAATTCCCCTACTCTATGCATAAGGAAGAGATGCACTACTATGTGGTAGCTTCCCTATACGAAATTGCCAAAAATAGCGTTATAGATAAGCAACAGCAGAGATTAAGAGATCTTAGGGATGAGTACTACAACTTCATCAACGAATTTCCGAACGGAAAGAGGAGAAAAGAAGTAGATGCCTTCTTTGAATATGCTGAAAAGCATATCAATAAAGATGCGATGTAAAGAGAGAGATAGAAAATAAAGAGATATAGAGTGTAATAGGCTTAAAAAGCATAATAAAAATAGATTTCAAATACAAAATGGAGCGTAAAAAGGGAATTGTACCTCAAACCACAGTCACAAGAGACTTAAAGAAGTTTAGCGAACCAACTGGTAACCTCTATGAGTCTGTCGTCATCATGTCAAAGCGTGCTAATCAACTTAGCGTTGACATCAAAGAAGATCTGGAGCAGAAACTTCAGGAATTTTCGACATACACAGACACTCTTGAGGAGGTAGTAGAAAATCATGAACAAATAGAAATCTCAAAATATTATGAGAAGATGCCTAAGCCTGTATTAATTGCAGCTAAGGAATTTGAGGAAGAAGAGATCTACTATAGAAATCCGCTAGAGGAAATCACAGACGAGGATGATGACTTCTAATAAACCATTAGGCATTCGATTATAAATGATCCAGAGAAAGCAGACGTTGTATTTACTTGCATCAGGTATATTGATGCTCCTAACGATTCTACTCGCAATAGCTAAAGTGACCACCACTGATATGGTGTACTCTATGAATGCGATGGGATTTGAAGATTTATCGGAAGAGCTAATCCGTCCTACATGGGGACTATTTGGGCTAACTATCCTGATGGTATTGATTAGTTTTATATCCATTTTCCTATACAGCAAACGCGTAATTCAAAGACGTATTACGACCTTTAACCTCTTATTAAAGATTGGATTTTATGTATTGGTATGGATTTACATGAAAGACTTTATCAATACGGTGGACGGAATAAATGAGAATTGGATAAAAAATATAACCCTCTTCATGGGAGCCCCCATATTAGCGATGATTTTTGATTATTTAGCGGCTCGTGCCATTGCTATTGATGAGATGACTATTCGCAGCATCAATCGCTTGCGTAAATAACCATTCTTAATAAGAAAAGTCGTTTATTAGACTGAATAAAAGTACAAAAAAAAGCTCTCCTTCCGGCCTGACTGTGAAGGAGAGTTTTTTTATTCAGCACTATTCACAACATCAAGCATCGGTATATTGATTGAGGATAAAGGCAACCGGCTGCAAACTCATATAGTTATTAAGACACCTGAATCCGATCACGTTACATAAATAATGAATAACACTCACGAAGAAAAATTTTCATCCACCACACGAGACATCCGTAACACCTCTAACACAGCATCATCAAGGAAATATAATGGGCAGCAAGCTTTTATATTATACAGTGCCACGACACGCAGGAAATAGCTAAAATATACAATATAAGACCTGTTTATATTATGGAATACAGCTTACAACAGCCTTGACTCTCTTTGAGGTTATGAATAATATTTCCAAACCACCCCACTCCACCATTCCAATCCAGCCTTAACTATACATCAAAGTCGAAACTAACCATTTAATCTTGAAGCTCGTAAAATAATAAATAATAGCTACGACTATTCATTGTTTTTGCTTAACTTTGTAAAACTATTTCTATTCTTAATACTAGAAGAAATATTTGTAATGAATAAAATTCAAATAAATGGGCTCACCTTTGTTCCCTATATGAATGAAGAGGAGATAAGACCTGCTATTACCAAAATAGCAGAAGAGATTAAGCGTGATCTGGGAAATAAAAATCCGCTTTTCATCTGTATTCTTAATGGTGCATACATGTTTGCGTCGGATCTATCAAAAGCTTTAAACGATTCGTACGAAATAGCATTCGCCAAGTATTCATCATACAGTGGACTAGAATCTACAGGAGAACTCAAAGAAGTCATGAAACCTCAAGTGAGTGTGGAGGGACGAACAGTAGTGATACTTGAGGACTTAGTGGATTCGGGATTTACCGTCACAGAAGTTGAAAAGCTTTATCTGGAACGAGGTGCCAATGAAGTATATGTAGCAGCAATGCTTTCTAAACCTAATGCTATTCAAGAGGGAGCTAGGAAAGCTGATTACACAGGGATTAACATTCCCAATGACTTTATAGTAGGCCGTGGTCTAGACTATAATGGCGTTGGTAGAATGTTACGCGATATTTATGTTCTTGAAGATTCGGGTGAGAAGGCTTAATAACCGATAATCATCATGTTTATAAATATTCTATAAAGTAACTCACGGAATGCTTAATTTAATTATGTTTGGAGCTCCAGGCTCCGGTAAAGGCACACAAAGCAAAAGAGTAGCTGAACATTATGGGCTACAACACATCTCGACAGGAGATCTACTAAGAGGAGAAGCTAAAAAAGGGACTCCTCTGGGTATGGAGATTGACCGTCTTATTTCTAAAGGCCAGTTCGTTCCTGACCAGATTATCCTAGACATCCTTCTAGATAATATTGAAACTCAAGGCGAAGAAGATGGTATTATTCTGGATGGCTTCCCGAGAACTGTATCTCAAGCTGAATCTCTTCTTCAAAAGCTAGAAGAGAGGAAACGTACCAAGCCCATCCTAATCACATTGTCTGTCGATGATGAGGAGCTCACCAAACGACTATTAGAGAGAGGAAAAGAATCGGGTCGTTCGGATGACAATATTGAGACCATAAAGAAACGATTGGAAATATACCACAACACGACACAGCCTGTACTGGACTTTTATAAAGAACATGGTCTTTGCTGTGAAGTGAATGGAGTTGGTAAAATTCCAGAAATAACTGAAAGGATCATCCATACATTAGATGAACTGATTGAGGAAAACTCACTCAGCTTTTAATCATCTAAATAAGGTTGAACTATATATAATAAGATAAAAATAAGATATGTCTGAGTCAAACTTCGTTGATTACGTTAAGATTGTGTGCCGTTCCGGTAGAGGGGGGCCAGGATCAAGCCACTTTAGGCGTGAGAAATTTGTGCCAAAAGGAGGTCCCGACGGAGGCAATGGAGGCCGTGGCGGTGATATATTCATTAGGGGAAATCGCAATTATTGGACGCTGATTCACTTAAGATATGACCGACATATCTTTGCGACAAATGGTGGTGCTGGAGGGGCTAAGAAAAGCAGTGGTCCTGATGGTAAAGATGTATATATCGATGTACCACTAGGTACTGTAGTATATAATGCTGACACTGGAGATTACATCTGTGAGGTAAGGGAGCATGACGAAGTCATAAAACTCCTAAAAGGAGGAAAGGGAGGACTGGGCAATGTGAATTTTGCTACAGCTACCAACCAAGCTCCACGTTACGCACAGCCTGGAGAGCCAAGCCAAGAAATGACTATTGTAATGCAGCTAAAGATGCTTGCAGATGTCGGGCTGGTAGGATTTCCCAACGCTGGTAAATCCACTCTACTCTCCATCATCTCTGAAGCAAAACCTAAGATTGCAGACTATCCATTTACTACACTAGAGCCAAATTTAGGTATAGTTAATTATAGAGATGGCCGCAGCTTTGTCATGGCTGACATCCCAGGTATAATTGAGGGTGCAGCAGAAGGTAAAGGGTTAGGCCTTCGATTCTTGCGTCATATTGAACGAAACTCAGTCTTGCTTTTCATCATCCCTGCTGATACTAAAGATATAGCAAAGGAGTACAGCATTTTAATTAATGAGTTAGAGCAGTATAATCCAGAAATGATGGATAAGAACAGAGTACTCGGGATTTCAAAGTCAGATTTAATTGACGATGAACTTAAGGAGCTACTCACCCCTACTCTTCCGGAGGGGGTTCCTTATTGTTTCTTCTCAGCTGTTACAGGCGAAGGAGTGACAGAACTTAAGGATATGATCTGGAATAGCATCACGATCAATAACTTCCAGGATGTAAGCCCTATGGTAGAGCGTAATATGCACCTTACACTTTCAGGGAAGGACTTTGATAATGATGACTTAATTTATTATGAGGAAGACAACGATGAAGAGGATGATCATCCAGTAGGAAAAATGCTTGATGAAGATTTTTTTGAATAGTTTATTCTATACATCTAAACCTCTCAATAATTAGAATGATAAGGAACATATAATATGACCGACGATAAAAAAGTAAGAGTACGCTTCGCACCAAGCCCTACAGGGCCTCTACATATAGGGGGCGTACGTACCGCACTATATAATTATTTATTTGCAAGAAAACACGGAGGTACGATGATCCTCCGAATTGAAGATACAGATTCTAGCCGCTTCGTATCAGGGGCTGAAGATTACATACTTCAGGCTCTAGATTGGCTTGGAATCGAAATTGATGAAGGCGTTGGTGTTGGAGGCTCATCGGGGCCATACCACCAAAGCAAAAGAAGGGAAATCTATAGAATATATGTTCGCCAGCTACTGGACAGTGGCAAAGCATACAAGGCCTACGACACTCCTGAGGAGCTTGATAGCATCAGAAAAGAGATAAATAATTTTCAGTATGATGCATCAACGAGGATGTCCATGAAGAACTCTCTCGTACTTACAAATGAAGAGTGCAAAAAACTTGAAGATGCAGGGTGTCCATTTGTGGTACGATTTAAGATAGAGCCAGGCGAAGATATTACCTTCAATGATTTAATACGAGGTGAAGTAACGATTAATTCGAGTATCCTCGATGATAAAGTACTGTATAAGTCGTCAGATGATCTTCCAACGTATCACCTCGCTAATATCGTGGATGACCACTTAATGGATATTTCTCATGTCATAAGAGGTGAGGAATGGTTGCCTAGTGCACCTCTTCATATCCTACTTTACAGAGCTTTAGGCTGGGAGGACACGATGCCACAATTTGCACACCTTCCGCTTTTGCTAAAGCCTGAAGGAAACGGGAAACTAAGCAAGAGAGACGGTGATCGACTAGGATTTCCAGTATTCCCACTTCTATGGAAAAATGAAGATGGGTCAACAAGTAGTGGATATCGTGAAAGTGGTTACCTACCACAGGCTGTCATTAACTTCCTAGCCTTACTAGGCTGGAACCCTGGTGATGATAGAGAGTTCATGACTATGGAGGAGTTGATCGATCTATTTAGCTTAGAGAGAGTCAGCAAAGGTGGAGCGAAGTTTGATTACGAAAAGGGGTTATGGTTCAACCACAAGTATATTCAAGAAACGCCCAATAGTAAATTGGCAAAACTAGCTATGCCATACATGCAACAGGCTG
Coding sequences within:
- the obgE gene encoding GTPase ObgE, whose amino-acid sequence is MSESNFVDYVKIVCRSGRGGPGSSHFRREKFVPKGGPDGGNGGRGGDIFIRGNRNYWTLIHLRYDRHIFATNGGAGGAKKSSGPDGKDVYIDVPLGTVVYNADTGDYICEVREHDEVIKLLKGGKGGLGNVNFATATNQAPRYAQPGEPSQEMTIVMQLKMLADVGLVGFPNAGKSTLLSIISEAKPKIADYPFTTLEPNLGIVNYRDGRSFVMADIPGIIEGAAEGKGLGLRFLRHIERNSVLLFIIPADTKDIAKEYSILINELEQYNPEMMDKNRVLGISKSDLIDDELKELLTPTLPEGVPYCFFSAVTGEGVTELKDMIWNSITINNFQDVSPMVERNMHLTLSGKDFDNDDLIYYEEDNDEEDDHPVGKMLDEDFFE
- the gltX gene encoding glutamate--tRNA ligase; this translates as MTDDKKVRVRFAPSPTGPLHIGGVRTALYNYLFARKHGGTMILRIEDTDSSRFVSGAEDYILQALDWLGIEIDEGVGVGGSSGPYHQSKRREIYRIYVRQLLDSGKAYKAYDTPEELDSIRKEINNFQYDASTRMSMKNSLVLTNEECKKLEDAGCPFVVRFKIEPGEDITFNDLIRGEVTINSSILDDKVLYKSSDDLPTYHLANIVDDHLMDISHVIRGEEWLPSAPLHILLYRALGWEDTMPQFAHLPLLLKPEGNGKLSKRDGDRLGFPVFPLLWKNEDGSTSSGYRESGYLPQAVINFLALLGWNPGDDREFMTMEELIDLFSLERVSKGGAKFDYEKGLWFNHKYIQETPNSKLAKLAMPYMQQAGIEVNLDKLSEAIGLVKDRIHLLPEIVEQTSYLFLPPTSYDEKTIKKRWKEETPKQLEDFLDLMDEYPNKEELEKITPLWIKEKGYNMGGVMNAIRLSLVGKPMGPHIYDIIDFIGYDESKRRIQKAINSINN